One Gordonia sp. SID5947 genomic region harbors:
- a CDS encoding PLDc N-terminal domain-containing protein, which translates to MTGSSKRFSDLPTRSRALIIVGAVAQFILQGAALRDLKRRPAGQVNGPKPLWVGLSFVNYFGPIAYFVVGRKGS; encoded by the coding sequence ATGACAGGCTCTTCGAAAAGGTTCTCGGATCTCCCGACCAGGTCGCGCGCTCTGATCATCGTCGGCGCGGTGGCCCAGTTCATTCTCCAGGGTGCCGCGTTGCGCGATCTCAAGCGGCGACCGGCGGGCCAGGTCAACGGACCCAAGCCGCTGTGGGTGGGCTTGAGCTTCGTCAACTACTTCGGTCCGATCGCCTACTTCGTCGTCGGGCGCAAGGGCTCCTAG
- a CDS encoding acetyl-CoA C-acyltransferase: MTNAVIVDAVRTPIGKGKSTGALHDVHAVDLLAHSLSAIVERTGIDPASIDDVVTGVVSQVGEQGFNIARRALLAAGFPESVPGVSVDRQCGSGQQAIAFAAQGVMSGAYDVVVAAGVESMSRVPMGSAVAGTADLNGAAFDKRYPDGLVGQGISAELIAARWNISRTAIDEFALRSHDLAAVATKNGLFENEIVPIAGLDADEGIRTGGTVADLAKLRPAYLDEAMAERFPEIDWKITAASASQISDGSAAVLIMSEEKARALGLRPRARVHSFSVAGDDPLLMLTAIIPATRKVLARSGLDLADIGLFEVNEAFAPVVLAWASELAVDLERVNVHGGAIALGHPLGASGARLATTAINALEQRGERYALQTMCEAGGLANATIYERLDA, encoded by the coding sequence ATGACCAACGCTGTCATCGTCGACGCAGTCCGGACGCCGATCGGCAAGGGCAAGAGCACCGGCGCCCTGCACGATGTCCACGCTGTCGACCTGCTGGCACACAGCCTGTCCGCGATCGTCGAGCGCACGGGCATCGATCCGGCGTCGATCGACGACGTGGTGACCGGCGTGGTGAGTCAGGTCGGAGAGCAAGGTTTCAACATCGCTCGGCGTGCCCTGCTGGCCGCGGGTTTCCCGGAATCCGTGCCGGGGGTGTCGGTCGACCGGCAGTGCGGGAGTGGTCAGCAGGCGATCGCATTTGCCGCTCAAGGGGTGATGTCGGGCGCCTACGACGTCGTCGTCGCGGCGGGCGTGGAGTCGATGTCTCGGGTTCCGATGGGTTCGGCGGTCGCGGGGACGGCAGATCTCAACGGCGCGGCCTTCGACAAGCGATACCCCGATGGGCTTGTCGGGCAGGGTATCTCGGCCGAGCTCATCGCGGCGCGCTGGAACATCTCACGAACCGCCATCGACGAGTTCGCGTTGCGTTCCCACGACCTCGCCGCGGTGGCCACCAAGAACGGTCTGTTCGAGAACGAGATCGTGCCGATCGCCGGCCTGGACGCGGACGAGGGTATCCGTACGGGTGGCACCGTCGCCGATCTCGCGAAGCTCCGGCCGGCCTACCTCGACGAGGCGATGGCGGAGAGATTCCCGGAGATCGACTGGAAGATCACGGCCGCGAGTGCCAGCCAGATCAGCGACGGATCGGCCGCGGTTCTGATCATGTCCGAGGAGAAGGCGCGCGCGCTCGGTCTGCGTCCGCGGGCACGTGTGCACTCGTTCTCGGTCGCCGGCGACGACCCGCTGTTGATGCTCACCGCGATCATCCCGGCGACCCGCAAGGTGCTGGCCCGCAGCGGCCTCGACCTCGCCGATATCGGATTGTTCGAGGTCAATGAGGCGTTCGCGCCTGTCGTGCTGGCCTGGGCAAGTGAACTCGCGGTCGACCTCGAGCGGGTCAACGTGCACGGCGGGGCCATCGCCTTGGGGCATCCGCTGGGCGCGAGCGGCGCCCGGCTCGCGACGACGGCGATCAATGCGCTCGAGCAGCGGGGCGAGCGGTATGCACTGCAGACGATGTGCGAGGCAGGCGGTCTCGCGAACGCGACGATCTATGAGCGTCTCGACGCCTGA
- a CDS encoding MarR family transcriptional regulator: MSDSEVSDLAVALRPILTRLYLALRRRTPIAEYSAAQASALAVLLDNGPMRMGELADRESIRMPTATALIDGLTRNGLAERRPDPADRRAVLVGLTDHGRSVLEGVRGRRDSILTAALSELDDAERAALAAAAPALQALREQLDAVPAHSEIASDE, encoded by the coding sequence GTGTCTGATTCAGAGGTCTCCGATCTGGCCGTCGCCCTGCGCCCGATACTCACCAGGCTCTACTTGGCATTACGCCGACGCACCCCGATCGCCGAGTACTCCGCCGCCCAGGCGTCCGCGCTGGCGGTCCTCCTCGACAACGGTCCCATGCGGATGGGTGAACTCGCCGACCGCGAGTCCATTCGTATGCCGACGGCGACCGCGCTGATCGACGGCCTCACCAGGAACGGTCTCGCCGAGCGGCGCCCCGACCCGGCCGACCGTCGAGCCGTGCTCGTCGGACTGACCGACCACGGGCGGTCCGTTCTCGAAGGGGTCCGGGGCCGACGGGACAGCATCCTGACCGCGGCGTTGTCCGAACTCGACGACGCCGAGCGCGCGGCCCTCGCCGCCGCGGCCCCCGCCCTGCAGGCACTCCGCGAACAACTCGACGCGGTCCCCGCGCACAGCGAGATCGCATCGGACGAATGA
- a CDS encoding LLM class F420-dependent oxidoreductase — MTFTARDFPVRIGVQLQPQHAPRYSMIRDAVRRAEDMGVDIAFNWDHFYPLYGDPDGEHFECWTMLGAWAEQTSRVEIGALVTCNSYRNPELLADMARTVDHMSDGRLILGIGSGWFEKDYDEYGYDFGTAGSRLDDLGASLPRISARLGKLNPAPTRDIPVLIGGGGEKKTLRHVAEYANIWHYFVDVPSYERKSGILADHCEKAGRDPNAIEHSAGVQGKTPDDAIREAEQLVAAGISLITVGSSGPDYDLSVLEAVCKWRDSQNS; from the coding sequence ATGACCTTCACCGCACGAGATTTCCCTGTCCGTATCGGCGTCCAACTCCAGCCGCAGCATGCTCCTCGGTATTCGATGATCCGCGACGCCGTCCGGCGCGCCGAGGACATGGGCGTCGACATCGCCTTCAACTGGGACCACTTCTATCCGCTCTACGGCGATCCCGACGGTGAACACTTCGAGTGCTGGACGATGCTGGGAGCCTGGGCCGAACAGACGAGTCGCGTGGAGATCGGCGCACTCGTCACCTGCAATTCGTACCGGAACCCCGAGTTGCTGGCCGACATGGCACGCACGGTCGACCACATGTCCGACGGCAGGCTCATCCTCGGCATCGGGTCGGGTTGGTTCGAGAAGGACTATGACGAGTACGGCTACGACTTCGGTACCGCGGGCAGCCGGCTCGACGATCTCGGCGCGTCGTTGCCTCGGATCAGTGCCCGGCTCGGCAAGCTCAATCCGGCGCCGACTCGCGACATACCGGTCCTGATCGGGGGCGGTGGCGAGAAGAAGACGCTGCGTCACGTCGCCGAGTACGCGAACATCTGGCACTACTTCGTCGATGTGCCGAGCTACGAACGCAAGTCCGGGATCCTCGCCGACCACTGTGAGAAGGCCGGGCGGGATCCGAACGCCATCGAACACTCCGCCGGTGTGCAGGGGAAGACCCCCGACGACGCCATCCGCGAGGCCGAGCAACTCGTGGCCGCCGGGATCTCGTTGATCACCGTCGGGTCGTCGGGACCCGACTACGATCTCAGCGTCCTCGAAGCGGTCTGCAAGTGGCGGGATTCGCAGAACAGCTGA
- a CDS encoding helix-turn-helix domain-containing protein, with protein MMTLTGPLSDRDAWQATNCSIARALEIVGTRSAILILREAFYGATRFDQFARRVGITDAVAAARLRELTEAGIFEKVPYREPGQRARSEYRLTQMGNDLLPVIVGLLQWGDRYLQPDGAPLRLNDSASGDAVTVDVRTISGSRAEGIDVRLAPRGERSSNTD; from the coding sequence ATGATGACGTTGACCGGACCGCTCTCCGATCGGGATGCCTGGCAGGCCACGAACTGCTCGATCGCCAGGGCCCTCGAGATCGTCGGCACGCGCTCGGCGATCCTGATCCTTCGGGAGGCCTTCTATGGTGCGACGCGGTTCGATCAGTTCGCGCGACGCGTCGGTATCACCGATGCCGTCGCGGCGGCACGTCTGCGGGAGCTCACCGAGGCGGGCATCTTCGAGAAGGTCCCCTATCGGGAACCCGGACAGCGAGCCCGCAGCGAGTACCGGCTGACCCAGATGGGCAACGACCTGCTGCCGGTGATCGTGGGGCTGCTGCAGTGGGGCGATCGATACCTGCAGCCGGACGGAGCTCCGCTGCGGCTGAACGACTCCGCGTCCGGTGACGCGGTCACCGTCGATGTCCGAACCATCTCCGGTTCCCGCGCCGAAGGGATCGACGTGCGTCTCGCGCCCCGTGGTGAGCGCTCGTCGAACACCGACTGA
- a CDS encoding TPM domain-containing protein, with product MLSTARLLSSPRWKSRLAGARAATAVIRLGLVVLAAATALVGPALVAGLGGSAHAEPPSRLPTQVVDSANVLTTAQRDRLQNSIDQLYTDHEVQLWVVYVRDFGGLTAQQWAEQTVAESNLGDRDVLLAVAADDRAYYFDSPESIDGLDQDALDDIARGDIVPALKNSDWAGAGQAAVTGISDAMTPSHTGAITAAAVGGVVVVGGAGALFYTRRRKRRQIDAGLEAMREQELTGDQLIAQPLEVLDPWSREVLTDTDNAIRTSEEELQLAVSEFGDTETTPFSDALTKAKKGLAESFVLRQRLDDAISETPDEQRSMLVQIITTCTDVDAALDAQVESFDAMRNLLINADSRLAELTQKIVAVRARIEQSQNQLDTLIAEHGETVLASITNNITLAHEELDFAEHSADQGREAAEAPAGEQGPAVAAIRSAEGALEQANRLLDAIDNADRNIAAAHSRMPALIDEVEGELTEAAALTADGGPALATAVSSATEALSAARSGFADDPLGTFTALIDADAELDRALDSARSASAERRRRSELLTAAMTSAHAKVSAASDFISTRRGAIQSIARTRLSEAQRLLQEADEASATDPAKASDAARRAGSLADQALMAAQGDVAQWHQNQQPHQTGGSVTGAVLGGILVDSFLRGGMGGGRGWGGGFGGGGYGSGGRSPGSFGGSGTSGRIGVGGRF from the coding sequence ATGCTTTCCACCGCACGGTTGCTCTCGTCACCCCGATGGAAGTCCCGACTCGCCGGCGCCCGCGCTGCCACGGCTGTCATCCGTCTCGGCCTCGTCGTCCTGGCCGCCGCAACAGCGCTGGTCGGCCCGGCGCTCGTCGCCGGCCTCGGCGGGTCGGCGCACGCCGAACCGCCGTCACGGCTGCCCACACAGGTCGTCGACTCGGCCAATGTGCTGACCACCGCGCAGCGCGATCGCCTGCAGAATTCGATCGATCAGCTCTACACCGATCACGAGGTACAGCTCTGGGTGGTCTACGTACGGGACTTCGGCGGGCTCACCGCCCAACAATGGGCGGAGCAGACCGTGGCCGAGAGCAACCTCGGCGACCGAGACGTGCTCCTGGCGGTGGCCGCCGACGACCGCGCGTACTACTTCGACTCACCCGAGTCGATCGACGGCCTCGATCAGGACGCACTCGACGACATCGCCCGCGGCGACATCGTGCCGGCCCTGAAGAACAGCGACTGGGCGGGAGCCGGACAAGCCGCCGTCACCGGGATCTCCGACGCCATGACGCCGTCGCACACGGGCGCGATCACCGCCGCGGCCGTCGGTGGTGTCGTCGTGGTCGGTGGCGCCGGCGCCCTCTTCTACACCCGGCGGCGCAAGCGCAGGCAGATCGACGCCGGCCTCGAGGCCATGCGCGAACAGGAACTCACCGGAGATCAACTCATCGCCCAACCGCTCGAGGTGCTCGATCCCTGGTCGCGCGAGGTCCTCACCGACACGGACAACGCGATCCGGACCAGTGAGGAGGAGTTGCAGCTCGCGGTGAGTGAGTTCGGTGACACGGAGACGACGCCCTTCTCCGACGCGTTGACGAAGGCCAAGAAGGGACTCGCCGAATCGTTCGTGCTGCGCCAGCGCCTCGACGATGCGATTTCGGAGACCCCCGACGAACAGCGGTCCATGCTCGTCCAGATCATCACCACGTGCACCGATGTCGACGCCGCTCTCGACGCGCAGGTGGAGAGCTTCGACGCGATGCGCAACCTGCTCATCAACGCCGACTCCCGATTGGCCGAGTTGACCCAGAAGATCGTTGCCGTGCGGGCACGGATCGAGCAGTCCCAGAATCAGCTCGACACGCTGATCGCCGAGCACGGGGAGACGGTGCTGGCCTCGATCACCAACAACATCACCCTCGCCCACGAGGAGCTGGACTTCGCCGAGCACAGTGCCGACCAGGGCCGAGAAGCAGCCGAGGCCCCGGCGGGCGAGCAGGGACCGGCGGTCGCCGCGATCCGTTCGGCCGAGGGCGCACTCGAGCAGGCGAACAGGTTGCTCGACGCGATCGACAACGCCGACCGCAACATCGCGGCCGCTCACTCCCGGATGCCCGCATTGATCGACGAGGTGGAGGGCGAACTGACCGAGGCCGCGGCACTCACCGCCGATGGTGGCCCCGCCCTGGCGACCGCGGTGTCGTCGGCGACAGAGGCGCTCTCGGCCGCCCGCTCCGGCTTCGCCGACGACCCACTGGGCACCTTCACCGCGCTCATCGACGCCGACGCCGAACTCGACCGGGCCCTCGATTCCGCACGATCGGCTTCCGCAGAGCGCCGGCGCCGCTCCGAACTGCTCACCGCCGCGATGACTTCGGCCCACGCGAAGGTCTCCGCTGCGAGCGACTTCATCTCGACCCGACGCGGCGCGATCCAGTCGATCGCCCGCACCCGGTTGTCCGAGGCACAGCGGCTCCTGCAGGAAGCAGACGAGGCCTCGGCCACGGATCCGGCCAAGGCGTCCGACGCGGCGCGACGGGCCGGTTCACTCGCCGACCAGGCGCTGATGGCCGCCCAGGGCGACGTCGCCCAGTGGCACCAGAATCAGCAACCACATCAGACCGGCGGTTCGGTCACCGGGGCCGTACTCGGCGGCATCCTCGTCGACAGCTTCCTCCGCGGCGGGATGGGCGGGGGCCGTGGTTGGGGCGGCGGATTCGGGGGCGGTGGCTACGGGAGTGGCGGCCGCAGCCCGGGCTCCTTCGGCGGGTCGGGTACCTCAGGTCGGATCGGCGTCGGCGGGCGCTTCTGA
- a CDS encoding glycogen debranching protein has protein sequence MARYGFTPTQLSARAAYLLRGNDLGTMTSAAPKLYPHMWSWDAAFVTVGLAPLSVERAVIEMDTLLSAQWENGMIPHIVFANGRDGYFPGPARWECARLAACAPDYPDTSGITQPPVHAIAVQRILDHSRRHGRTTRSVANEFIDRRWSSLVRWHRWLAHARDPNGRGRITLFHGWESGMDNSPRWDRPYANVVPGDDLPPYSRADLDHVADLSMRPNDLEYDRYMWLVEQMKRANYDDDILPKVMSFAVEDVFVSAIFAVACDVLATIGEDYSKPRSDVRDLRAWADRFRAGVVAAANERNGAARDFDLRADAWINTETIAVFAPLICGGLSRERERALLRLFDGPRFCGHPDLRYAVPPSTSPISMDFRPREYWRGPVWPVMTWLFSWAFARRGWTERSARLREEGLRQATDGAFAEYYEPFTGEPLGSMQQSWTAASVLDWLD, from the coding sequence GTGGCCCGGTATGGATTCACCCCGACTCAGCTGTCCGCACGTGCTGCGTACCTGCTCCGCGGCAACGACCTGGGCACCATGACGAGCGCCGCGCCCAAGCTGTACCCGCACATGTGGAGTTGGGATGCGGCGTTCGTGACCGTCGGTCTGGCCCCGTTGTCGGTGGAGCGTGCCGTGATCGAGATGGACACCCTGCTCTCCGCGCAATGGGAGAACGGGATGATCCCGCACATCGTGTTCGCGAACGGCAGAGACGGCTACTTCCCGGGGCCGGCGCGCTGGGAGTGCGCGCGACTCGCCGCGTGTGCACCGGACTACCCGGACACCTCGGGCATCACCCAGCCTCCGGTGCATGCAATTGCGGTGCAGCGCATCCTGGACCACTCGCGTCGGCACGGCCGGACCACGCGGTCGGTCGCAAACGAGTTCATCGATCGGCGCTGGAGTTCGTTGGTGCGGTGGCATCGGTGGCTCGCCCACGCACGGGATCCCAACGGCCGTGGTCGCATCACCCTGTTCCACGGCTGGGAGTCCGGGATGGACAACTCGCCGCGCTGGGACCGGCCGTACGCGAATGTGGTTCCCGGCGACGACCTTCCGCCCTATTCGCGCGCCGACCTCGATCATGTCGCGGATCTGTCGATGCGGCCCAACGATCTCGAGTACGACCGCTACATGTGGCTGGTCGAGCAGATGAAGAGGGCCAACTACGACGACGACATCCTCCCCAAGGTGATGAGCTTCGCGGTGGAGGACGTCTTTGTCAGCGCGATCTTTGCGGTGGCCTGTGACGTGCTCGCGACCATCGGCGAAGACTATTCGAAGCCGCGGTCCGACGTCCGCGACCTGCGTGCGTGGGCCGATCGTTTCCGCGCCGGAGTGGTCGCCGCCGCCAACGAACGAAACGGTGCAGCAAGGGATTTCGATCTGCGCGCCGATGCGTGGATCAACACCGAGACGATCGCGGTGTTTGCCCCGCTCATTTGTGGCGGGTTGTCGCGGGAGCGTGAGCGGGCGCTGTTACGGCTGTTCGACGGCCCGCGGTTCTGTGGTCATCCGGACCTGCGTTACGCGGTTCCCCCCTCGACGTCACCGATCTCGATGGACTTCCGACCGCGGGAGTACTGGCGCGGCCCGGTATGGCCGGTGATGACGTGGCTGTTCAGCTGGGCGTTCGCGCGTCGCGGATGGACCGAGCGATCAGCGCGTCTTCGGGAGGAAGGATTGCGCCAGGCCACCGACGGTGCCTTTGCGGAGTACTACGAACCCTTCACCGGTGAGCCGCTGGGCAGCATGCAACAGAGCTGGACGGCCGCCTCGGTGCTGGATTGGCTCGACTAG
- a CDS encoding nuclear transport factor 2 family protein, with protein MTVDQGTVSEKINTAVDAYVELLNSGTAEQIADLYAADASVEDPIGADLRTTREELIEFYSVITGMDERTATLKWKRVAGDTAVFEFTLVTGTSGMKFEITPIDIMVFNAEGKVSSMRAVWEQSDLKQL; from the coding sequence ATGACGGTTGACCAGGGCACAGTGAGCGAGAAGATCAACACGGCGGTGGACGCCTACGTCGAGCTGCTCAATTCGGGGACCGCCGAGCAGATCGCCGATCTCTATGCGGCGGACGCATCGGTCGAGGATCCGATCGGGGCCGACCTGCGCACCACGCGTGAAGAGCTCATCGAGTTCTACTCGGTGATCACCGGCATGGACGAGCGCACCGCGACGCTGAAGTGGAAGCGGGTCGCCGGAGACACCGCGGTCTTCGAGTTCACCCTGGTCACCGGGACGTCCGGGATGAAGTTCGAGATCACCCCGATCGACATCATGGTCTTCAACGCCGAGGGCAAGGTGTCGTCGATGCGCGCGGTCTGGGAGCAGTCGGACCTCAAGCAGCTCTGA
- a CDS encoding PhoX family phosphatase, protein MRIPLQLFASSGEDVGRSARAHVTCRYKCGEACWHQPGNTSDNPYFRDLLRAGASRRAVLRSSAGAAIALGATSLLAACGSDDAGGTDSSAVPDGTPPPGMNFDPVVPNTEDALVIPDGYTQRTVIRWGDPVIPGAPAFDFANQTPEAQAKQFGYNNDFAGLIPVDGVANHHYLVCNQEYTTEEFMFTGYKPKEPTEQQALISMAAHGITVVEVAATPGTGALTPIVGQRNRRITASTPIRLTGPAAGSEFVTTSADPAGTTVLGTIANCSGGLTPWGTMLSGEENYNNYFANASSVTDAAAKDRLDRYSFEDDADYHQWARFDKRFDLAREPNEANRFGYVVEVDPHDPASMPVKHSALGRLKHESATIHVVSSGPDAGTVVAYSGDDERFEYIYKFVSSRRIKTGLSQTARTHNLGILDEGTLYVASFTGNEPDAIDGSGKLPPSGSFAGRGVWHPLLTVGADGTSRSHVDGMNPAEVAVFTRVAADKAGATKMDRPEDIEPHPRTGKVYCALTNNSKRGTEGKAGADSANPRNENKNGQVIEITDNHAGTDFTWDLLLVCGDPAEADTYFGGFDKTKVSPISCPDNVAFDPHGNLWISTDGNALDTNDGLFAVALDGDRRGETKQFLTVPMGAETCGPIIDRDRVLVCVQHPGELDDHSADNPASHWPDGGTSQPRPAVVAIWRDGGSPIGV, encoded by the coding sequence GTGCGTATTCCGTTGCAGCTGTTCGCGTCGTCCGGAGAGGATGTCGGCCGGTCGGCACGTGCCCACGTGACCTGCCGGTACAAATGCGGCGAAGCCTGCTGGCATCAGCCCGGCAACACCAGCGACAACCCCTACTTCCGGGATCTGTTGCGCGCCGGCGCCTCCCGCCGGGCTGTGCTCCGCTCATCGGCCGGTGCGGCCATCGCACTCGGCGCGACGTCGCTGCTCGCGGCGTGCGGCTCGGACGATGCCGGTGGCACCGACAGTTCGGCCGTCCCCGACGGCACTCCCCCGCCCGGGATGAACTTCGATCCGGTCGTGCCCAATACCGAAGATGCCCTGGTGATTCCGGATGGCTACACCCAGCGGACGGTGATCCGCTGGGGTGATCCGGTGATCCCGGGCGCGCCTGCGTTCGATTTCGCGAATCAGACGCCCGAGGCGCAGGCGAAGCAGTTCGGCTACAACAACGACTTCGCCGGGCTGATCCCCGTCGACGGAGTGGCCAACCACCACTACCTCGTGTGCAACCAGGAGTACACGACCGAAGAGTTCATGTTCACCGGCTACAAGCCGAAGGAGCCCACCGAGCAGCAGGCGCTGATCTCGATGGCGGCGCACGGGATCACGGTCGTCGAGGTCGCGGCGACGCCCGGCACCGGCGCTTTGACGCCCATTGTGGGACAACGGAACCGCCGCATCACCGCATCCACGCCGATCCGACTGACCGGCCCCGCCGCGGGCAGCGAGTTCGTGACGACCTCCGCCGATCCGGCGGGCACCACCGTGCTGGGCACCATCGCCAACTGCTCTGGCGGGCTCACCCCCTGGGGCACCATGCTCTCCGGCGAGGAGAACTACAACAACTACTTCGCCAACGCGAGCAGTGTCACCGATGCGGCCGCCAAGGACCGGCTCGATCGGTACAGCTTCGAAGACGACGCCGATTACCACCAGTGGGCCCGATTCGACAAGCGTTTCGATCTCGCCCGGGAACCCAACGAGGCCAACCGGTTCGGGTATGTCGTGGAGGTCGATCCGCATGATCCGGCTTCGATGCCGGTCAAGCACAGCGCACTCGGACGGCTCAAACACGAGTCCGCGACGATTCATGTGGTGTCGTCGGGCCCCGATGCCGGTACCGTGGTGGCCTACAGCGGAGACGACGAACGGTTCGAGTACATCTACAAGTTCGTGTCGTCCCGCCGGATCAAGACCGGCCTGTCGCAGACGGCACGCACACACAACCTGGGCATTCTCGACGAGGGAACGCTGTACGTGGCGTCGTTCACCGGAAACGAACCGGACGCGATCGACGGCAGCGGAAAGCTCCCGCCCAGTGGATCATTCGCCGGACGCGGGGTATGGCATCCACTGCTCACCGTCGGCGCCGACGGTACTTCGCGTTCCCACGTCGATGGCATGAACCCCGCGGAGGTCGCGGTGTTCACCCGCGTCGCGGCCGACAAGGCAGGCGCCACCAAGATGGATCGCCCCGAGGACATCGAACCGCACCCGCGTACCGGCAAGGTCTATTGCGCATTGACCAACAACAGCAAGCGCGGCACCGAGGGCAAGGCCGGCGCCGACAGCGCCAATCCGCGCAACGAGAACAAGAACGGCCAGGTCATCGAGATCACCGACAACCACGCCGGCACCGACTTCACCTGGGATCTGCTGCTCGTCTGCGGTGACCCCGCGGAGGCCGACACATACTTCGGCGGCTTCGACAAGACCAAGGTCAGTCCGATCTCCTGCCCTGACAACGTCGCGTTCGATCCGCACGGGAACCTGTGGATCTCCACCGACGGCAACGCACTCGACACCAACGACGGGCTGTTCGCCGTCGCCCTCGACGGCGATCGCCGCGGTGAGACCAAGCAGTTCCTGACGGTACCGATGGGCGCCGAGACGTGCGGGCCGATCATCGACCGCGACCGAGTGCTGGTGTGCGTGCAGCATCCGGGCGAACTCGACGACCACTCCGCCGACAATCCGGCTTCGCATTGGCCGGACGGCGGCACGAGCCAGCCCCGACCAGCGGTGGTCGCCATCTGGCGCGACGGCGGTTCGCCGATCGGCGTCTGA
- a CDS encoding MFS transporter — protein sequence MTVTEDRSVPTVQTDEQHHHPSLLETFRQQPRAVWVTAFAAVIAFMGIGLVDPILNTIREELNAPPSKLTLLFAVYLGVQVVAMLITGWAAYRFGPKRTLTVGLTLIVVAAGVSTFAGNIDQLIALRVLWGLGNALFMATALAFIVGAARGGQHGAILLYEAALGVGLAVGPLVGALLGAWTWRGPFGGTALLMLIGRCCARSCCPRTDPAVTASPSASSTRSRPCATERCCSPRSARRSTPVRCSPSSRTHRWPWVSPRSRPAWSSSAGAC from the coding sequence ATGACAGTCACCGAGGACCGGTCCGTGCCCACAGTGCAGACCGACGAACAACATCACCACCCGTCCCTGCTGGAGACCTTTCGGCAACAGCCCCGCGCGGTGTGGGTCACCGCTTTTGCCGCCGTCATCGCCTTCATGGGCATCGGCCTGGTGGACCCCATCCTCAACACGATTCGCGAGGAGCTCAACGCCCCGCCCTCCAAACTGACCCTGTTGTTCGCCGTCTACCTCGGCGTGCAGGTGGTGGCGATGCTGATCACCGGTTGGGCTGCCTATCGGTTCGGGCCCAAGCGAACCCTGACCGTCGGATTGACGCTGATCGTGGTCGCCGCGGGCGTCTCGACCTTCGCAGGCAACATCGACCAGCTCATCGCGCTGCGCGTGCTGTGGGGTCTGGGCAACGCGCTGTTCATGGCGACCGCGCTCGCCTTCATCGTCGGCGCCGCCCGCGGCGGTCAGCACGGCGCCATCCTGCTGTACGAGGCCGCACTCGGCGTCGGCCTGGCGGTCGGGCCGCTGGTCGGCGCACTGCTGGGTGCGTGGACGTGGCGCGGACCGTTCGGTGGCACCGCCCTGCTCATGCTCATCGGGCGGTGCTGTGCGCGCTCATGCTGCCCAAGGACGGACCCCGCGGTGACCGCGTCGCCGTCAGCGTCGTCGACCCGATCAAGGCCCTGCGCAACCGAACGCTGTTGCTCACCTCGATCGGCTCGGCGTTCTACACCGGTGCGCTGTTCACCGTCATCGCGTACGCACCGCTGGCCATGGGTCTCTCCCCGATCCCGGCCGGCATGGTCTTCTTCGGCTGGGGCCTGCTGA
- a CDS encoding SDR family oxidoreductase, with amino-acid sequence MPTALITGASRGLGAEIARRLAPTHDLLLGGRPSDELDSLATQLDGASTFPVELTDYDEVEAATEAIGALDVLVHNAGVGTSLEPIAETPVEEWHQVLEVNLVAVAELTRLLLPALREARGHVVFINSGAGRRANPGWAPYAASKFGLRALADALRAEEPTLRVTSIFPGRIDTDMQRDIVAIEGEDYDPSKFLTTSSVAGAVVQAIATPADAHPEEIVLRPTGRG; translated from the coding sequence GTGCCCACCGCTCTGATCACCGGGGCAAGCCGCGGACTCGGCGCCGAGATCGCCCGCCGGCTCGCCCCCACCCATGACCTTCTGCTCGGGGGACGTCCATCGGACGAACTCGACTCGCTCGCCACGCAGCTGGACGGGGCGAGCACCTTCCCGGTGGAACTCACCGACTACGACGAGGTGGAGGCCGCGACGGAGGCGATCGGTGCGCTCGACGTCCTCGTCCACAACGCCGGTGTCGGCACGAGCCTGGAACCGATCGCCGAGACCCCGGTCGAAGAATGGCATCAGGTTCTCGAGGTGAATCTGGTGGCCGTCGCCGAACTGACCCGATTGCTGCTGCCGGCCCTGCGCGAGGCGCGGGGACACGTGGTGTTCATCAACTCCGGCGCGGGGAGGCGGGCCAACCCGGGTTGGGCCCCGTACGCGGCCAGCAAATTCGGTCTACGGGCGCTGGCCGACGCGCTGCGCGCCGAAGAGCCGACGCTGCGGGTGACGTCGATCTTCCCCGGCCGCATCGATACGGACATGCAACGCGACATCGTCGCTATCGAAGGCGAGGACTACGACCCGTCGAAATTCCTGACGACCTCGTCGGTGGCCGGCGCGGTGGTGCAGGCGATCGCCACGCCGGCCGACGCACATCCCGAAGAGATCGTGCTCCGGCCGACGGGGCGTGGTTGA